A genomic window from Bubalus bubalis isolate 160015118507 breed Murrah chromosome X, NDDB_SH_1, whole genome shotgun sequence includes:
- the NSDHL gene encoding sterol-4-alpha-carboxylate 3-dehydrogenase, decarboxylating isoform X3 gives MEQAAGEPTRTCLTEDIPKDLYPALKGVSTVFHCASPPPSNNNKELFYRVNYIGTKNVIETCKEAGVQKLILTSSASVTFEGVDIKNGTEDLPYAMKPIDYYTETKILQEKAVLGAHDPEKNFLTTAIRPHGIFGPRDPQLVPILIEAAKKGKMKFMIGNGKNLVDFTFVENVVHGHILAAEHLSQDTALGGKAFHITNDEPIPFWTFLSRILTGLNYEAPKYHIPYWLAYYLALLVSLLVMVISPVIQLQPTFTPMRVALAGTFHYYSCEKAKKLMGYRPLVTMDDAVDKTVRSFHHLRKVM, from the exons GACCTGTACCCAGCTCTGAAAGGTGTAAGCACAGTTTTCCACTGTGCATCGCCCCCACCATCCAATAACAACAAGGAACTCTTTTATAGAGTGAATTACATTGGCACCAAGAATGTCATTGAAACCTGCAAAGAGGCTGGGGTTCAG AAACTCATTTTAACCAGCAGTGCCAGTGTCACCTTTGAGGGTGTTGACATCAAGAATGGAACTGAAGACCTCCCTTATGCCATGAAACCCATTGACTACTACACGGAGACAAAGATCTTACAAGAGAAA GCAGTCCTGGGTGCCCATGATCCCGAGAAGAATTTCCTGACCACAGCCATCCGCCCTCATGGTATTTTTGGCCCAAGGGACCCCCAGTTAGTCCCCATTCTCATTGAGGCAGCCAAGAAAGGCAAGATGAAGTTCATGATTGG GAACGGAAAGAACTTGGTAGACTTTACCTTTGTGGAGAACGTGGTCCACGGACACATCCTGGCTGCAGAGCACCTCTCCCAGGACACCGCCTTGGGTGGGAAG GCTTTTCACATCACCAACGACGAGCCCATCCCCTTCTGGACTTTCCTGTCCCGAATCCTGACAGGCCTCAATTACGAAGCCCCCAAGTACCACATCCCCTACTGGCTGGCCTACTATCTAGCCCTCCTTGTGTCCCTCCTGGTGATGGTGATCAGTCCTGTCATCCAGCTTCAGCCCACTTTCACGCCCATGCGGGTTGCACTGGCCGGCACTTTCCACTACTACAGCTGCGAGAAAGCCAAAAAACTCATGGGCTACCGGCCGCTGGTCACCATGGATGATGCTGTGGACAAGACCGTGAGGAGCTTTCACCACCTGCGCAAGGTCATGTGA